A part of Streptomyces sp. NBC_00557 genomic DNA contains:
- a CDS encoding HAD family hydrolase produces MGMQANAHIVWDWNGTLFHDNDAIIGATNAAFAELGLAPITLEQYRALYCVPVPKFYERLLGRLPTDAEWELMDEVFHRYYAEHRARCGLTEGAEELLSGWRSAGGSQSLLSMYVHEELVPLVRGFGIEAHFLRVEGRTGPSGGSKAAHMVRHLGALSGVVEPARTVVIGDAADDAVAAREVGARAVLYTGGSHSRASLEQVGVPVVDTLAEAVEEAQRIAA; encoded by the coding sequence ATGGGGATGCAGGCAAACGCGCACATCGTCTGGGACTGGAACGGCACGCTGTTCCACGACAATGACGCGATCATCGGGGCGACGAACGCGGCCTTCGCCGAGCTGGGGCTCGCGCCGATCACGCTGGAGCAGTACCGGGCGCTGTACTGCGTGCCGGTGCCGAAGTTCTACGAGCGGCTGCTCGGGCGGCTGCCGACCGATGCCGAGTGGGAGCTGATGGACGAGGTCTTCCACCGGTACTACGCCGAGCACCGGGCGCGGTGCGGCCTGACCGAGGGCGCGGAGGAGCTGCTCTCGGGGTGGCGGTCGGCGGGGGGAAGCCAGTCGCTGCTGAGCATGTACGTGCACGAGGAGCTGGTGCCGCTCGTGCGGGGGTTCGGGATCGAGGCGCACTTCCTGCGGGTCGAGGGGCGCACGGGGCCGTCCGGGGGCAGCAAGGCCGCACACATGGTCCGGCATCTGGGGGCGCTGAGCGGGGTCGTGGAGCCTGCGCGGACCGTGGTGATCGGGGACGCGGCGGACGACGCCGTCGCGGCGCGGGAGGTGGGGGCCCGGGCCGTGCTGTACACCGGGGGGTCGCACAGCCGGGCCAGCCTCGAGCAGGTGGGGGTTCCGGTGGTGGACACGCTGGCGGAGGCGGTGGAGGAAGCCCAGCGAATAGCGGCGTAG
- a CDS encoding response regulator transcription factor: MADTFGPMRDEDDDDGVIGTGPDAGSVRAEPIRVLVVDDHALFRRGLEIVLAAEEDIQVVGEAGDGAEAVDKAADLLPDIVLMDVRMPKRGGIEACTSIKEVAPSAKIIMLTISDEEADLYDAIKAGATGYLLKEISTDEVATAIRAVADGQSQISPSMASKLLTEFKSMIQRTDERRLVPAPRLTDRELEVLKLVATGMNNRDIAKELFISENTVKNHVRNILEKLQLHSRMEAVVYAMREKILEIR; the protein is encoded by the coding sequence ATGGCGGACACCTTCGGACCGATGCGGGACGAGGATGACGACGACGGTGTCATCGGCACGGGCCCTGACGCGGGCTCCGTACGCGCGGAGCCGATCAGAGTCCTGGTCGTGGACGACCACGCCCTCTTCCGGCGCGGCCTGGAGATCGTGCTCGCGGCCGAGGAGGACATCCAGGTCGTCGGCGAGGCCGGCGACGGCGCCGAGGCCGTGGACAAGGCCGCCGATCTGCTGCCCGACATCGTGCTGATGGACGTCCGCATGCCCAAGCGCGGCGGCATCGAGGCCTGCACCTCCATCAAGGAGGTCGCCCCCAGCGCCAAGATCATCATGCTGACGATCAGCGACGAGGAGGCCGACCTCTACGACGCGATCAAGGCGGGCGCGACCGGATACCTGCTCAAGGAGATCTCCACGGACGAGGTGGCGACCGCCATCCGGGCCGTGGCCGACGGGCAGTCGCAGATCAGCCCGTCCATGGCGTCCAAGCTGCTCACCGAGTTCAAGTCGATGATCCAGCGGACCGACGAGCGCCGCCTGGTGCCCGCGCCGCGGCTGACCGACCGGGAGCTGGAGGTGCTCAAGCTCGTCGCCACCGGGATGAACAACCGGGACATCGCCAAGGAGCTGTTCATCTCCGAGAACACCGTGAAGAACCACGTCCGCAACATCCTGGAGAAGCTCCAGCTGCACTCCAGGATGGAAGCGGTGGTCTACGCGATGCGGGAGAAGATCCTCGAGATCCGCTAG
- a CDS encoding LpqB family beta-propeller domain-containing protein yields the protein MGADREGGARLSPGRAVTWAALGTVLLAGCASMPDSGDLRNVESTPRQDTGVRVFAMPPAEGAGPAEIMQGFLEALTSDDPAYDTARKYLTTAAARSWRPEQSTTVLANGPSIEPDCRPGPGSEHTSSVTCVLAGSRVATVDAQQAYEPAAGSYRKKVHLSRDPKNGQWRIDELPDGVVMGKSDFQRNYTSVDKYYFASDTTVGPTKEPVAVADPVFVRSKVDPMTQMVRSLVSGPTRWLEPVVRSSFPTGTALQKGVSGLAPDDQNKLTVPLNLKVSQAAATKCTEMATQVLFTLRNLAPTLESVELQGVGGHRLCELSEERAEATAWHGSAKSPENLYYLDGKHRLVRLPAGPPTTTTSAVPVPGPLGEGGKALESVAVSRDEHSAAAVGDQGKSLYVTSLASGGSLGDALVTSEGPSPDDRLTTPSWDARGDLWVADRDPRRSRLYVLEQGADKPAQVAVPDLSGRIRDVRVAADGARIALVVEKGGKQSLLIGRIQRDDSSGQGTAVVELRSAAPDLEQVSALSWAGDSRLLVVGREQGGVLQMRYVQVDGSALDGPAPGALTGVKSIAASEDERVPLVACSEDGIVRLPSGSQWQKIDKDGTAPVYPG from the coding sequence GTGGGCGCTGACCGCGAGGGGGGCGCCCGGCTCAGTCCGGGACGCGCGGTGACATGGGCCGCCTTGGGGACCGTGCTGCTGGCCGGGTGCGCCTCGATGCCCGACAGCGGGGATCTGCGGAACGTGGAGTCCACGCCGCGGCAGGACACCGGGGTGCGGGTGTTCGCCATGCCGCCGGCCGAGGGCGCCGGTCCCGCCGAGATCATGCAGGGCTTCCTGGAGGCGCTGACTAGCGACGATCCGGCGTACGACACGGCCCGCAAGTACCTGACGACGGCGGCGGCGCGCTCGTGGCGGCCGGAGCAGTCCACCACGGTCCTCGCGAACGGGCCGAGCATCGAGCCGGACTGCAGGCCGGGCCCGGGCTCGGAGCACACCAGCAGCGTCACCTGCGTCCTCGCGGGCAGCAGGGTCGCGACCGTGGACGCGCAGCAGGCGTACGAGCCCGCTGCCGGCTCCTACCGCAAGAAGGTGCACCTCAGCCGGGACCCCAAGAACGGCCAGTGGCGCATCGACGAGCTGCCCGACGGCGTCGTCATGGGCAAGTCGGACTTCCAGCGCAACTACACGTCGGTGGACAAGTACTACTTCGCCTCCGACACGACCGTCGGGCCGACGAAGGAACCGGTGGCCGTCGCCGATCCGGTGTTCGTGCGCAGCAAGGTGGACCCGATGACGCAGATGGTCCGCTCGCTGGTGAGCGGCCCCACCCGCTGGCTGGAACCGGTCGTCAGGTCCAGCTTCCCGACGGGTACGGCTCTGCAGAAGGGTGTGTCGGGGCTGGCTCCGGACGACCAGAACAAGCTGACCGTGCCGCTGAACCTGAAGGTGTCGCAGGCCGCGGCGACCAAGTGCACGGAGATGGCGACGCAGGTGCTGTTCACCCTGCGGAACCTGGCGCCGACGCTGGAGTCGGTCGAACTGCAGGGCGTCGGCGGCCACCGGCTGTGCGAGCTGAGCGAGGAGCGCGCCGAGGCCACCGCCTGGCACGGGTCGGCCAAGAGCCCGGAGAACCTGTACTACCTCGACGGCAAGCACCGGCTGGTGCGCCTGCCGGCGGGACCCCCGACCACGACCACCAGCGCGGTACCGGTGCCGGGGCCGCTGGGCGAGGGCGGCAAGGCCCTGGAGTCGGTGGCGGTGTCGCGGGACGAGCACAGCGCGGCCGCCGTCGGCGACCAGGGCAAATCGCTGTACGTGACCTCGCTGGCCTCGGGCGGTTCGCTCGGGGACGCGTTGGTCACCAGCGAGGGCCCGAGCCCGGACGACCGGCTGACCACGCCGAGCTGGGACGCCCGCGGCGATCTGTGGGTGGCCGACCGCGACCCACGACGTTCCCGGCTGTACGTCCTCGAACAGGGCGCCGACAAACCGGCTCAGGTCGCCGTCCCGGACCTGTCCGGGCGCATCAGGGACGTGCGGGTCGCCGCCGACGGGGCGCGGATCGCGCTGGTGGTGGAGAAGGGCGGCAAGCAGTCTCTGCTCATCGGCCGGATCCAGCGCGACGACAGCTCCGGACAGGGCACGGCGGTGGTCGAACTGAGGTCCGCCGCACCCGACCTGGAGCAGGTCAGCGCCCTGTCGTGGGCCGGCGACAGCAGGCTGCTCGTCGTCGGCCGGGAGCAGGGCGGCGTGCTGCAGATGCGCTACGTCCAGGTCGACGGCTCCGCGCTCGACGGGCCGGCGCCGGGCGCCCTCACCGGCGTCAAGTCGATCGCCGCGTCCGAGGACGAGCGGGTGCCGCTGGTGGCCTGCTCGGAGGACGGGATCGTACGGCTGCCGTCCGGGTCGCAGTGGCAGAAGATCGACAAGGACGGCACTGCGCCGGTCTATCCGGGCTGA
- a CDS encoding winged helix-turn-helix domain-containing protein has product MTTLPRPTTTLTADDARRIALRAQGLLGAPDRRAGVRGVLRHLGAVQLDTISVLARSHELVPYARLGAVGRKAVEAAYWKDTHAFEYWSHAACVLPIEEWPYFAFRRRAYRHRPHWNHELPEGVYDQVIKQLRAEGPLTSTELGGAKKTSDWWDWSGTKVAVERALMYGEVVCVERRGWKRVYDLAERAVPDALLHDELDDAECLRRLVRLAGESLGVGTRADIADYHRLKAEQVDAVIADSGLVPVEVEGWGRPAWADPAALAAPPRGRHRTTLLSPFDSLIWERARTERIFGFTHRLEAYVPRQKRVYGYFAMPVLAGGRLVGRVDPAREGRTLVARQVTVDDATAVPAVAQALIEAATWVNCTDVRVERVDAPALREPLTRELARALA; this is encoded by the coding sequence ATGACGACCCTTCCGCGCCCGACCACCACGCTCACCGCGGACGACGCCCGCCGCATCGCCCTGCGGGCCCAGGGACTTCTCGGCGCGCCCGACCGGCGGGCCGGCGTCCGCGGGGTCCTGCGCCATCTCGGCGCGGTCCAGCTCGACACCATCTCGGTCCTCGCCCGCTCCCATGAGCTCGTGCCGTACGCCCGGCTCGGCGCGGTCGGCCGCAAGGCGGTCGAGGCGGCCTACTGGAAGGACACCCACGCCTTCGAGTACTGGTCGCACGCCGCGTGCGTGCTGCCCATCGAGGAGTGGCCGTACTTCGCCTTCCGCCGCCGCGCCTACCGCCACCGCCCGCACTGGAACCACGAGCTGCCCGAGGGGGTCTACGACCAGGTCATCAAGCAGCTGCGCGCGGAAGGCCCGCTGACGTCCACGGAGCTGGGCGGCGCGAAGAAGACGAGCGACTGGTGGGACTGGTCCGGCACCAAGGTCGCGGTGGAGCGCGCGCTGATGTACGGCGAGGTCGTGTGCGTCGAGCGGCGCGGCTGGAAGCGGGTGTACGACCTCGCCGAGCGCGCCGTCCCGGACGCGCTGCTGCACGACGAGCTGGACGACGCCGAGTGCCTGCGCCGCCTGGTCCGGCTGGCCGGCGAGTCCCTGGGGGTGGGCACGCGCGCGGACATCGCCGACTACCACCGCCTCAAGGCCGAGCAGGTCGACGCGGTGATCGCCGACTCGGGTCTGGTGCCGGTGGAGGTCGAGGGCTGGGGACGGCCGGCCTGGGCCGACCCGGCGGCGCTGGCGGCACCGCCGCGCGGCCGGCACCGGACCACGCTGCTGTCGCCGTTCGACTCCCTGATCTGGGAGCGGGCGCGCACGGAGCGGATCTTCGGCTTCACCCACCGGCTGGAGGCGTATGTGCCCCGGCAGAAGCGGGTGTACGGCTACTTCGCGATGCCGGTGCTCGCGGGCGGCCGGCTGGTCGGGCGGGTCGACCCGGCGCGTGAGGGGCGCACGCTGGTGGCCCGGCAGGTCACCGTGGACGACGCGACGGCGGTCCCGGCGGTCGCCCAGGCCCTGATCGAGGCGGCGACCTGGGTGAACTGCACGGACGTCCGGGTGGAGCGGGTGGACGCCCCGGCCCTGCGCGAGCCTCTCACGCGGGAGCTGGCCCGCGCCCTCGCCTAG
- a CDS encoding GNAT family N-acetyltransferase, producing MEPVTLTTDRLLLRAVGPRDTQAVYDAVQDPDIQRWTTVPSPYLPEHASGFTEQMVPDGWAQGSMFTFGVFLRPPDGAHGGSGEGGGELSGMLGLTMRSLGVAEIGFWAAKEHRGHGYVTEATLAACRWIFTEVGVDRVEWRAEVGNHASRAVAERAGFTMEGTLRAAINNKGVRRDCWVGSLLPSDLGLPSTAPYLPARAR from the coding sequence ATGGAACCCGTCACACTGACCACGGACCGACTGCTCCTGCGCGCGGTCGGCCCGCGCGACACCCAGGCGGTGTACGACGCCGTGCAGGACCCCGACATCCAGCGCTGGACCACCGTGCCGTCGCCGTATCTGCCCGAGCACGCGAGCGGCTTCACCGAGCAGATGGTCCCCGACGGCTGGGCGCAGGGCTCGATGTTCACCTTCGGCGTGTTCCTCCGCCCGCCGGACGGCGCCCACGGGGGCAGCGGCGAAGGCGGCGGGGAACTGTCCGGCATGCTCGGTCTCACCATGCGTTCGCTCGGCGTGGCGGAGATCGGCTTCTGGGCGGCCAAGGAGCACCGCGGCCACGGCTACGTCACCGAGGCCACGCTCGCCGCCTGCCGGTGGATCTTCACCGAGGTCGGCGTCGACCGCGTCGAATGGCGCGCCGAGGTCGGCAACCACGCCTCCCGCGCGGTGGCCGAACGCGCCGGGTTCACCATGGAGGGCACGCTGCGCGCAGCGATCAACAACAAGGGGGTGCGCCGGGACTGCTGGGTCGGCTCCCTGCTCCCCTCGGACCTGGGTCTGCCCTCCACGGCGCCGTACCTGCCCGCCCGCGCCCGGTGA
- a CDS encoding ComF family protein translates to MRGWWQDLTDLVLPADCAGCGAPRTALCPRCRAALYGHAPRRVRPVPEPAGLPVVHAAAPYAEEVRALLLAHKERGALALAGALGAALAGAVRAGLAGSGAGAPGRAAAGGVGTVLLVPVPSARWAVRARGHDPVRRMALAAAGELRRTGTPARVAAVLRQRRPVADQAGLGARRRLANLAGALQVTAGGGRLLGTGHVVLVDDLITTGASLAEAARAVREATAERTGVRTVVYGAVTREGRDERRTGAREESRNWVHAASEKAAGNTVRHALRAAVIAAPRDSFEINRN, encoded by the coding sequence ATGCGGGGGTGGTGGCAGGACCTCACCGACCTGGTGCTGCCGGCCGACTGCGCGGGCTGCGGAGCACCTCGTACGGCGCTCTGCCCTCGCTGCCGGGCCGCGCTGTACGGACACGCGCCGCGGCGGGTGCGGCCGGTGCCGGAGCCGGCCGGGCTGCCGGTGGTGCATGCGGCGGCGCCGTACGCGGAGGAGGTGCGCGCACTGCTTCTCGCGCACAAGGAGCGGGGCGCGCTGGCCCTCGCGGGCGCGCTGGGCGCGGCACTGGCGGGGGCCGTGCGGGCGGGGCTCGCCGGGAGCGGCGCCGGTGCCCCGGGCCGTGCCGCAGCCGGGGGCGTCGGGACCGTGCTGCTCGTCCCCGTGCCGTCCGCCCGGTGGGCGGTGCGGGCGCGTGGGCACGATCCGGTGCGGCGGATGGCGCTCGCGGCGGCCGGTGAGCTGCGGCGCACCGGTACGCCGGCCAGGGTGGCGGCCGTGCTGCGCCAGCGGCGGCCGGTGGCGGACCAGGCCGGGCTGGGCGCGCGGCGGCGTCTCGCCAACCTCGCGGGCGCGCTGCAGGTGACGGCGGGCGGTGGCCGGCTGCTGGGCACGGGACACGTCGTGCTCGTGGACGACCTGATCACGACCGGCGCCAGCCTCGCGGAGGCGGCGCGGGCCGTCCGGGAGGCGACGGCGGAGCGAACCGGAGTGAGAACAGTCGTGTACGGAGCCGTAACTCGGGAAGGAAGGGATGAACGACGGACCGGAGCGCGAGAGGAGAGCCGGAACTGGGTGCATGCTGCATCGGAAAAGGCGGCCGGGAACACCGTCCGGCATGCCCTCCGTGCGGCTGTGATCGCCGCTCCGCGGGATTCTTTCGAAATAAACAGGAACTGA
- a CDS encoding Rv3235 family protein, giving the protein MNKVMSRTMPRAASRTPQPRHRPPTRHDTRRPGGTPPRKPPVRNKQETPPPAPADVSAVRTAPRAVLPPPRPTDLFADRLLAVLSGQRPVHWMLRHTAGRAYDDLARLAERSPLRTRGALPVVRDIGYYVAGEGTLEVFARVAAGDRLRALAFRLERGRDLRWRCTAVETGSRP; this is encoded by the coding sequence ATGAACAAGGTCATGAGCCGCACCATGCCCAGGGCGGCGAGCCGCACCCCCCAGCCGCGCCACCGCCCGCCGACCCGCCACGACACCCGCCGCCCGGGCGGCACCCCGCCCCGCAAGCCACCGGTCAGGAACAAGCAGGAGACGCCACCGCCCGCGCCCGCGGACGTGAGCGCGGTCCGCACGGCCCCGCGGGCCGTCCTGCCGCCGCCGCGCCCCACCGACCTCTTCGCCGACCGCCTGCTGGCCGTCCTGAGCGGTCAGCGGCCCGTCCACTGGATGCTCCGGCACACCGCAGGCCGCGCCTACGACGACCTGGCCCGCCTCGCCGAGCGCAGCCCCCTGCGCACCCGCGGGGCCCTCCCGGTCGTCCGCGACATCGGCTACTACGTCGCCGGCGAGGGCACTCTCGAGGTCTTCGCCCGCGTCGCCGCCGGCGACCGGCTCCGTGCCCTGGCCTTCCGTCTGGAACGCGGCCGGGACCTCCGCTGGCGCTGCACGGCCGTGGAGACCGGATCGCGTCCGTAG
- the secA gene encoding preprotein translocase subunit SecA — MSVLSKIMRAGEGKILRKLHRIADQVNSIEEDFVNLSDAELRALTDEYKQRYADGESLDDLLPEAFATVREAAKRVLGQRHYDVQLMGGAALHLGYVAEMKTGEGKTLVGTLPAYLNALSGDGVHIVTVNDYLAERDSEMMGRVHKFLGLNVGVILASMNPAQRREQYNCDITYGTNNEFGFDYLRDNMAWSKDELVQRGHNFAIVDEVDSILIDEARTPLIISGPADQATKWYGDFAKLVTRLKRGEAGNPLKGIEETGDYDVDEKKRTVAIHESGVTKVEDWLGIDNLYESVNTPLVGYLNNAIKAKELFKRDKDYVVIDGEVMIVDEHTGRILAGRRYNEGMHQAIEAKEGVEIKDENQTLATITLQNFFRLYKKLSGMTGTAMTEAAEFHQIYKLGVVPIPTNKPMIRKDQSDLIYRTEVAKFEAVVDDIAEKHEKGQPILVGTTSVEKSEYLSQQLSKRGIQHEVLNAKHHEREAQIVAQAGRKGAVTVATNMAGRGTDIKLGGNPEDLAEAELRQRGLDPEEHIEEWAAALPAALERAEAAVKAEKEEVEALGGLYVLGTERHESRRIDNQLRGRSGRQGDPGESRFYLSLGDDLMRLFKAQMVERVMSMANVPDDVPIENKMVTRAIASAQSQVEQQNFETRKNVLKYDEVLNRQREVIYGERRRVLEGEDLHEQIQHFMDDTIDAYVHAETSEGFPEDWDLDRLWGAFRQLYPVKVTIEELEEAAGDRAGLTAEFISESIKEDIHEQYEAREAQLGSEIMRELERRVVLSVLDRKWREHLYEMDYLQEGIGLRAMAQKDPLVEYQREGFDMFTAMMEGIKEESVGYLFNLEVQVEQQVEEVPVEAAEAVGEGVQETVPAQAGARPEIRAKGLDVPQRRDLHFSAPTVDGEGGIVERDLQDEEPVRSEADGLTRAERRRQAKGGRRRKK, encoded by the coding sequence GTGTCCGTCCTCTCGAAGATCATGCGTGCAGGCGAAGGCAAGATCCTGCGCAAGCTGCACCGCATCGCGGACCAGGTCAACTCCATCGAAGAGGACTTCGTGAACCTCTCCGACGCCGAGCTGCGGGCCCTCACCGACGAGTACAAGCAGCGGTACGCCGATGGTGAGAGCCTGGACGACCTGCTCCCCGAGGCGTTCGCCACCGTCCGGGAGGCCGCCAAGCGCGTGCTCGGCCAGCGGCACTACGACGTGCAGCTGATGGGCGGCGCCGCCCTCCACCTCGGCTACGTGGCCGAGATGAAGACCGGTGAGGGCAAGACCCTCGTCGGCACCCTGCCCGCGTATCTGAACGCCCTGTCCGGCGACGGCGTCCACATCGTCACGGTCAACGACTACCTGGCCGAGCGCGACTCCGAGATGATGGGCCGCGTCCACAAGTTCCTGGGCCTGAACGTGGGCGTCATCCTCGCCAGCATGAACCCGGCGCAGCGCCGCGAGCAGTACAACTGCGACATCACCTACGGCACGAACAACGAGTTCGGCTTCGACTACCTGCGCGACAACATGGCGTGGTCGAAGGACGAGCTGGTGCAGCGCGGCCACAACTTCGCGATCGTCGACGAGGTCGACTCCATCCTCATCGACGAGGCCCGTACGCCGCTGATCATCTCCGGCCCGGCCGACCAGGCCACGAAGTGGTACGGCGACTTCGCCAAGCTGGTCACCCGCCTCAAGCGCGGCGAGGCCGGCAACCCGCTCAAGGGCATCGAGGAGACCGGCGACTACGACGTCGACGAGAAGAAGCGCACGGTCGCCATCCACGAGTCCGGTGTCACCAAGGTCGAGGACTGGCTGGGCATCGACAACCTCTACGAGTCGGTGAACACCCCGCTCGTGGGCTACCTGAACAACGCCATCAAGGCCAAGGAGCTCTTCAAGCGCGACAAGGACTACGTCGTCATCGACGGCGAGGTCATGATCGTCGACGAGCACACCGGCCGTATCCTCGCCGGCCGCCGCTACAACGAGGGCATGCACCAGGCGATCGAGGCGAAGGAAGGGGTGGAGATCAAGGACGAGAACCAGACGCTCGCGACGATCACCCTGCAGAACTTCTTCCGCCTCTACAAGAAGCTCTCCGGCATGACCGGTACGGCGATGACCGAGGCCGCCGAGTTCCACCAGATCTACAAGCTCGGCGTGGTCCCGATCCCGACCAACAAGCCGATGATCCGCAAGGACCAGTCGGACCTGATCTACCGCACCGAGGTCGCCAAGTTCGAGGCGGTCGTCGACGACATCGCCGAGAAGCACGAGAAGGGCCAGCCGATCCTCGTCGGCACGACCTCCGTCGAGAAGTCGGAGTACCTCTCGCAGCAGCTCAGCAAGCGCGGCATCCAGCACGAGGTGCTGAACGCCAAGCACCACGAGCGCGAGGCGCAGATCGTCGCGCAGGCCGGCCGCAAGGGCGCGGTGACCGTGGCCACCAACATGGCCGGCCGTGGTACGGACATCAAGCTCGGCGGCAACCCCGAGGACCTCGCGGAGGCGGAGCTGCGCCAGCGCGGCCTCGACCCCGAGGAGCACATCGAGGAGTGGGCCGCGGCCCTGCCGGCGGCGCTGGAGCGCGCCGAGGCCGCGGTCAAGGCCGAGAAGGAGGAGGTCGAGGCGCTCGGCGGTCTGTACGTCCTCGGCACCGAGCGGCACGAGTCGCGTCGTATCGACAACCAGCTGCGCGGTCGTTCCGGCCGTCAGGGCGACCCCGGCGAGTCCCGCTTCTACCTCTCCCTCGGCGACGACCTGATGCGTCTGTTCAAGGCGCAGATGGTCGAGCGCGTGATGTCCATGGCCAACGTGCCGGACGACGTGCCGATCGAGAACAAGATGGTCACGCGCGCGATCGCGTCCGCGCAGTCGCAGGTCGAGCAGCAGAACTTCGAGACCCGTAAGAACGTTCTGAAGTACGACGAGGTCCTCAACCGGCAGCGCGAGGTCATCTACGGCGAGCGGCGCCGCGTGCTGGAGGGCGAGGACCTGCACGAGCAGATCCAGCACTTCATGGACGACACCATCGACGCGTACGTCCACGCGGAGACCTCCGAGGGCTTCCCGGAGGACTGGGACCTGGACCGGCTGTGGGGCGCCTTCCGGCAGCTGTACCCGGTGAAGGTCACCATCGAGGAGCTGGAGGAGGCGGCCGGCGACCGGGCCGGTCTGACCGCCGAGTTCATCTCCGAGTCCATCAAGGAGGACATCCACGAGCAGTACGAGGCCCGCGAGGCGCAGCTCGGCTCCGAGATCATGCGTGAGCTGGAGCGCCGGGTCGTGCTGTCGGTCCTCGACCGCAAGTGGCGCGAGCACCTCTACGAGATGGACTACCTCCAGGAGGGCATCGGCCTGCGCGCGATGGCGCAGAAGGACCCGCTGGTCGAGTACCAGCGCGAGGGCTTCGACATGTTCACCGCGATGATGGAGGGCATCAAGGAGGAGTCCGTCGGCTATCTGTTCAACCTGGAGGTCCAGGTCGAGCAGCAGGTCGAGGAGGTCCCGGTCGAGGCCGCGGAGGCGGTCGGCGAGGGCGTGCAGGAGACGGTTCCGGCGCAGGCCGGGGCGCGGCCGGAGATCCGGGCGAAGGGGCTGGACGTTCCGCAGCGGCGGGACCTGCACTTCTCCGCGCCGACCGTGGACGGTGAGGGCGGCATCGTCGAGCGCGACCTCCAGGACGAGGAGCCGGTGCGTTCCGAGGCGGACGGTCTGACGCGGGCCGAGCGGCGGCGGCAGGCGAAGGGCGGCCGGCGCCGCAAGAAGTAA
- the hpf gene encoding ribosome hibernation-promoting factor, HPF/YfiA family, producing MDIVVKGRKTEVPERFRKHVAEKLKLEKIQRLDAKVISLDVEVSKEPNPRQADRCDRVEITLRSRGPVIRAEAAASDPYAALDLAAEKLDARLRKQHDKRFSRRGARRISAAEVPDHVPGAATLNGNGLPVEEEETDGVPTKKIGSLEVKGEGPLVVREKTHVAAPMTLDQALYEMELVGHDFYLFVDAETKEPSVVYRRHAYDYGVIHLSTDPMVAEAQPPAAGGTLGG from the coding sequence GTGGACATCGTCGTCAAGGGCCGCAAGACCGAGGTGCCCGAGCGGTTCCGCAAGCACGTGGCCGAGAAGCTGAAGCTGGAGAAGATCCAGAGGCTCGATGCCAAGGTGATCAGCCTCGACGTCGAGGTGTCCAAGGAGCCCAACCCCCGACAGGCCGACCGCTGTGACCGAGTGGAGATCACGCTCCGCTCCCGCGGTCCGGTGATCCGGGCGGAGGCAGCGGCAAGCGACCCGTACGCGGCACTCGACCTGGCGGCGGAGAAGCTGGACGCCCGGCTGCGCAAGCAGCACGACAAGCGTTTCTCCCGCCGAGGCGCCCGCCGGATCTCGGCGGCCGAGGTCCCCGACCACGTACCGGGCGCGGCGACGCTGAACGGAAACGGCCTCCCCGTCGAGGAGGAGGAGACGGACGGCGTGCCGACGAAGAAGATCGGTTCGCTGGAGGTCAAGGGGGAAGGTCCCCTCGTCGTCCGCGAGAAGACGCATGTCGCCGCCCCGATGACCCTCGACCAGGCGCTGTACGAGATGGAACTGGTCGGCCACGACTTCTACTTGTTCGTCGACGCGGAGACGAAGGAACCGAGCGTCGTCTACCGCCGCCACGCCTACGACTACGGCGTCATCCACCTCAGCACGGACCCGATGGTCGCTGAGGCGCAGCCCCCCGCCGCAGGTGGCACGCTGGGCGGCTGA
- a CDS encoding DUF6912 family protein yields the protein MRVYVPLTLPGLAEAHKTGELGTGPFAAYAVTPGLREWYLSEDIEELEYAALSRAALASLRLLAADPDAVRRRVVVAVDVADGAVRVDPDRALDPAALGEVTVTATVPLAKAAAVHVDAEDAEQDVAAAAEALQAADGGDDDAQFVVDGADDHELLWYATQEIPNLVGLA from the coding sequence ATGCGCGTCTACGTCCCCCTGACCCTCCCCGGTCTCGCCGAGGCGCACAAGACGGGCGAGCTGGGGACCGGACCGTTCGCCGCGTATGCCGTCACCCCCGGGCTGCGCGAGTGGTACCTCTCCGAGGACATCGAGGAACTGGAGTACGCGGCGCTCAGCCGCGCCGCGCTGGCCTCCCTGCGCCTGCTGGCGGCGGACCCGGACGCGGTACGGCGCCGGGTGGTGGTCGCCGTGGACGTGGCCGACGGCGCCGTGCGCGTGGACCCGGACCGCGCGCTCGACCCGGCCGCGCTCGGCGAGGTGACCGTGACGGCGACCGTGCCGCTCGCCAAGGCGGCCGCGGTGCACGTCGACGCCGAGGACGCGGAGCAGGACGTGGCCGCGGCGGCCGAGGCGCTTCAGGCGGCCGACGGCGGGGACGACGACGCGCAGTTCGTCGTGGACGGCGCGGACGATCACGAGCTGCTGTGGTACGCCACGCAGGAGATCCCCAACCTGGTCGGACTGGCCTGA